The Lycium barbarum isolate Lr01 chromosome 4, ASM1917538v2, whole genome shotgun sequence nucleotide sequence atgagtattatggtatacttcatttattactcAATCCGTCATCTTTACTTGTCTTGTATACTAAAAATAGTTATCCATTTTTACTTATTCAGTTtagaaaatcaagagataattttccattaatgcaTACATATTTTACCCTATTATTAAATATTGGGttggaaagttcaagaaattcTTAGTGGTTGCATAACGTTTAAAGTATGTTTTATTGATTTCAATAATTAGGTTACTTAGCAATAATTATGGGTGATATAataaaattgtcattttatttTTGACTCCTTAATAGTCGTGCCATGTCAATATATGACAAATATAAATTGACAGAGGGAGTAATTATTAAGGCGCGTATAaaaatgaacaaataaaagtgaaaggaAGGAGGAGAATAGAATAAAATTAATATTAAACCCTGTTAGGGTTTTGCCCTGACTTTCTTACCATATTTGGATTTTACCTTTTTTTGAAGGAAGGGCAAAGAGTTTTCCATAATTGATTTTActtttttaaaaatgaaaatataaatcttccatatttGAGTAACCCTTAAGTTTTGGACATTTATAAATTGAAGGCCTCATTCCTACAACTAGAgaacacaatagcatccacaatgtagtcgttAATGTTTCTTGTTTAGGGGGAGATGATCTCtcaataatttttatattttttaatgtAGGCCAGTTGGCCAAACCATATCAATATATTACCCCtcttttaatatagtttctttGTCGTCTGATTTATCGTCGTTTAAGGTTTGCAATGGTAAGCTTCGGCATGACGCCATGCTTATTTCTATCCCAACACGTGGTATCCAAGCCAATGGTCTAACGAGGTTGAAGACAGGTTCAAAGCATATTCAGATCAAGttgtagtcttttttttttttaaggtgaaAAAGTAATGTTGTTGGCTGGGTTCAAACCTGGGTGGGAAGGGGCAGAGCCACGCCCAATAACCACTTCATCCACTCCAACTTGATTATCAAGTTGTAGTCTATTGACGATAATGAAGATTTTTTATCCAATAAGCAAAACAAAAGACTGAAGCGCTACATGTGGAGACGAAGTTTCAACCATATTTTCAACATTCCTGCTGTTGcatctttaaaaattaaaaaataaaataaaaaaccatGACAAACAACAGtgatgaagattatgtgaagaaGGCAGATCAAGTTTTGTCAAGAAAATCTAGGCCAAAAGGGGTGTTTTATTAgggttttgccctaattttcttatcatatttggattttacctttttttttgaAGGAAGATCAAAAAGTTTACCATAATTGATTTTACTTTTtccaaaaggaaaatataaatcttccatatttGAGCAGCCCTTAAGTTTTGGACATTTATAAATTGAAGACCTCCTTCCCACAACTAGAGAACACAATAGCATCCACCATATAGTCGTTTAACAAGTCTTGTTTAGGGGGAGATGTTCTCCCAatagtttttatattttttaattagtttCTCATATGTAGGCCAGTTGGCCAAACCATATCAATATATTATACCtcttttaatatagtttctttGTCGTCTGATTTATCATCGTTCAAGATTTGTAATTGTAAGCTTCCGCAGGACGCCATGATTTTTTTCGATCCCAACAAACCTAACCTCAAATATAATTGTTTTAAATGCAATTTTGACATATTGATTATTCTGGACTTCCCATCCCTTCGACGCTATCACCCAACTCGCAGTTGATTGAAGCAAGACAAATCAGGAAATTTAAATGTTTTATAATGTTCATATACGTGCCATCAATGTTTTAAATGCAATTTTTGGCATAGGATTGATTATTCAGGCTTCCCATCCCTTCGATGCTATCACCCACTCGCATTCGATTGAAGCTAGACAAATCACCGGATTTAAATGTTTTAGAATAATATGAATATATGTGCCATCATTTGGCAGCACAAGATTTACTTCGGCCTTTCactttttacttgtccagtttaaTTTAGACTTTGCACAGTTTTTTAGAAACAATAATTATTATGAAAATTTATCACAATACCCATATAATTGATGTTTAGTCTCTTTGGAAATAATTTGAAATATAAGTAATTAATAGTAAGggtaaaacattaaaaaaaaaaaatagtatatgCTGAAAGTGATAAGTAAAAGTTAAATTTATCCAGGTTATCACAGGATTTCCTGCGATTATTTCTAATATGGAATGAGTCAATCATGTACTTTGGTATCTTATTGAACAAAAATGGTGATATTGTTCCTCCAATGATCAAGAATTTGTATTATTCTCATTATGCACATAAGGGAGGAGCCGTATGAGGTGAAAATCTCATTTATGATTCTGGAATGGAGATTACAGATAGAACTTATAATGGGGTCTCGAAAATAAGTTATTTCTGCTGGGCCTTTATCCCTTTTTAGGTTCATTAGCTTCTTGCTGTGGGATGTAAAAATATACCGGTAGGGAAACGTTCCGTCTTAGAGAGAACCCTCTGCGCGAGCGGTGGTGAACGAAGCGGAAGCAAGAATATCGGCTTgagaatttatttttaatataatggACAGACAAAAGTGAACAACATCAATAGTAATCTTCAATGATTTTCTGGCTTGCTTTTTTGTACTCTGACAAAATTAGAATAGATAGAATAGTTACTTTTTTCAACTTCCAATTTTGCTTCTCGATTCCTTTTTTTCCCCTTGTTTTCTTTATATTGTGTTCAAATTCATTTGGCTTTGATATATGTTATGAGTTGTTTAACCATTTACATTTAGGTATTCTTGACCCTAACTTATCACACGTGTGCTTCATGTTGGAGGTTACTAGAGTACCTTTTTCTTATATAAAGATCACAAAGATTGCCAACAAGAAGAAAAAGTATTATTCCATTTTATATTAGACATAATACTTAGATAGAAACTTCAACTTGACCTTAATTGGTAAGTAAACACTTTAACTTTGAGAATTCACATCTGACATTTTAATTTGGTTTAACTTGGTCCCGTAAATATCCCAGCTTTGAATATGCACATCAAGACATAGCTAAATTTAAGTTGTCCAGATGTGCATTTTCAAAGTTGGGATGTTTATGAGGCTAACTTAAACCAAGTTGAGATTTCTAGATGTGCATTTTCAAAGTTGAGATGTTTACTTGCCAGTTGAGATCAAGTTAAGGTGTCTATCTATGTATTATGCCTTTTATATTACTACTTCCTCCGCCCCAATTTATATGAGAGTTGATCTATTTAAGAGTCAAACGACTCTTTCTTTGACTCAATTACAAACATAGAAAAGTAGTCATGCTACTTCTTTTGTTTAATTTTATCATTTTATAGAATTATCATATTATATTAAAAGTAGGAAGCTCGTATCTTCAAAGTTAAATTACCATTTCACCCTTAAAGTAAATAAAAATCTAATTAAATATTCATATTTTAATTACACAAAACTTGAATTAAAAGTTAAGAAGGCAGCAACACTTTAATGCTTCAAATCAATTCACCGAAACCGTTTCCTCCATAATTATTCAcccaccataatatatatatatatatatatatatatatatatatatatatatatatatatatatatatatattataaagctaggcataaacaaggtgaCGTGACACCTCTCTATCACCACCATtcgtatttatcttttttctcctttttttgctttttttcctAACTTCCTCTTATTTATTTGTTGAGTTATTCATTATTTCTGTTGAATAAAGCTATTCTTCCCAAGATTCAAAAAATGTACCTTTATGAAAATTAACGCGTTTAAGACTAAATTTATTACAATAACTCTGTATGCGTTACTATTCTGTTTGTATTACCCATTACCCATAAGTTACAAACGGAGTATTGCTATACCTAAGCATATCATTCTTCTCCTCAATCCAGTCTAATCTCCGCACAGAAAgttctctccttttctttttgttattttatttccctTTTTCCTGTTGTGTTTTTGCCACAGTATAACAACTTTTTCCTCGTATTTCTATCTTCAATTCTTCTACAATTGATAATATGCTGAGTTTTTCACGTACTAATCAATTTCGTTTTTGAATATATTGAAATTTATATACTTTTCTTATGTGAACGAAAACGATTGTAGATTGAACAGGTGGGTAAATTACACAAGATAGTGAAAATTCGCAAGCCTTGCAGGAGTCTTTTGGAGGTAAATTTTTGCAGTGCACATTGTGGTAGAATCTTTTTTAGTTGTAGGTTGAGTTTACGGGTAAATTACACGAAATAGTGAAAATTTGCAAAACGGAGGTAAGAGTACTCTTTCGAGGTAATTTTTTGTGGTAGAATCTCTTTTATTTCTTTAATTGTGTTTGCTTTGAAAGTGACTTTGAATTTTTGGTAGGTGGCGAAAACATCAGACATAAATGACTCATCAGGTGCTCGAAAAGAaaaatgacatatatatatatatatatatatatatatatatatatatatatataatgttctTATTAAGTACATCTTATGCATGTTGCAGGCTTATAGTTATAGTGTTAGTGTTAATTCCTATATAATTACTTTGTCTTTACAACGAAAAATAAAGATTTCTGTAAACGTGAGGCAAAAAATAGGAGAGTAAGAGAAAGAATAAGTAATGAAAACGCATAGGAGATAAAAGGGTAAAACATTATAAGAACGCATAGGAGATAAAGGATAAAACATTATAAAGGGAGAAAAAGTTGGAATGAAGTCCAACATCGGACATTGCATTTCTCCAAATATTTCTTAACatattttacttttcttttaTTATTCTAGACTTGGATTGAATGTTTATTGAAGTCAAATGTATAactcaaagagaaaaaaaaaagaaaatattcaAATAAATATAAGATTAATCCAGGTTACATGAGaaattgttttcttcttttctaaaaaaaaaaaaaaaactcaaaagtgtCAATTGTAAAATTATTGTCTTTCGTACCTGCGCGAATCACGGGCAATTTCACTAGATATTAGTGTTAGTAACATCAAAACATGGATAATTTTAAGAGTTAGTGATCTGAAGAGTTTTTAAAATGAAGAAGAGTCAGTTTGAAGAGTTAGTAACGTGAAAGGTTTTTTTAAAATGAATAAAATCCATTAGGACTCCAAATCTCCTCCATCCCATGCTTCAGCCCTCCCTATAGCATGAATTTTCTTTTATTATCCTTCCAAGCTCctcttttctattttctcttaAATCAGCTTATATCCAGGTCGTATGTGAGTTGTTCGTTATGTGTTTTTTTGCCAATGATTTACTATAAATTATTTcactaatatatatttttttttttttgcactgtAATCCAAAACATAATTCATTGGAGGAAGTATGTATTCTGCAATGATAAATTATAAAATCAAGAAATGTCATGTTGTATCATACAAGATCATTGGATTTCTTGGTAATCGCTTTTTCTTTTCACACAATCCGAAAATGAATAATTTGCAGTTTCCAATATTCTCAAATTTAATTTCTTGCAGTGTAGGCCAAAATATAATTCATTGGAGAGGTATGAATTTTTCAATGATATTACATCAAGTACTATCATGTTGTATTGTACATGATCATTGGGCTCGATACTATTTTTTCTTTTCACGTAATCTTTTCAAAAAGCGTAAAACTTCCCAAAGCATATGGATTACTTCTTTCCTATTTTGGTTGCAAATACTTTTGGTTATTAAATTCTAGCATATTTTAATTTTCCGTGAATTTTCTTGTAATTGGGTCGCTTTTGGTTGCTCCATATATGAGCTTGAATCATAGATTGATCTTACGTCTTATTTCTACTTTTTTTCTTGTAATTGCACCAGGTGTAAATAGGTAGAAATAAGATATAGGTTTGCCTTCGTTTTAACATAATGAATAGGATATCATTTTGAAGTATGCCTTTTGTTAATAAGAGTTTTGAAGTATGAAATTTCGAATTACAAAATCAGTTACCTATATACTTGGAAGATAGTTTTATTATTCGCTAATTACATGGGCATGGATCTACTTTTTGTAAGTTCTTGATTATTATCCTCATCTATATGgatatctttttctttttgtgtgtGAATAAGGAATTATTTTATACTATTATTAAAGGATatgcagaaaaaaaaaagttccatATTATACTAGCTGTCATGGCGGATGAGTTAcattatgagttttttttttttttttttcagattatgATAAATTTATTGAGAAGGCATGTTAAAGTTTAAAATCTTACTTGGATTCTCAAGAAGTAAcaacaattataaaaaaaattttAATCACAAAAGGCCTGTGTGCCTGATATATTCACTGAAGAGAGCTTACAAAAGAAGAGGGGGGCTTGGCCTGACCTCTAATCAGTTTAAGGAAAATTACATTGTGATCAggatgaaatattcctttaaactgGGAGCAAAATACATGATCAACTAACAAAGAAGTTAGCTTTGTCATATCTTATTCTTAAATTAAGTAACTGACAAGCATCCAAGTGGTAAGCACCACGAATGATTCTAGGCAAAAATCTATGATCAGTGAGTAGCATAGGATTGTTCAGATTTGCACCATGTTTAGCTAGGCCATCCGCCACTTGATTGGCCTCTCTGTAACAATGAGTGACCTGGAAGTTAGCATGATTCAGTAGATCATGTAAGGAACTTAGAGTCTCTCTGAGCTTGGAATTTCTAAGGTCCTTCTGTTTGATCATATTAACAATCAAAAGAGAATCAAGTTCAAGAAAGAACTGATTGTAACCATTAGCCATGCACCATTGTACACCAAACAATGCAGCACTGGCTTCTGCCAAGTTATTGCTTTCACATCTCGATGGGGCAGAGAAGGCGATAATTAAGGAGCCAAGATAATCCCTGATCACCCCTCCTATTCCTGCTTTTCCACTTTGGGCAAAAAAACTTCCATCGGTATTGATCTTAACCCATCCAAGCTCTGGTTTCTTCCATAGTACCGGCTTGCAAATAACTTTTGGTTTCATCCTTTCCACTGCACTGCATAGTTGTGTCCATAGTGGAGGAAAATTGATCTTGGGAAAAGCATAGGCCATTGTCCTTTGCAAAGTCCAGTCAATCTAAAAGATGATTTTGCTTTGGACAGGTTTACGCTGATCTTCATATTTGTAGGAGCAGAAACTTTTCCATAGCGCCCAGCAAATCACTATTGGAGTGATTTTAAGTATGATCTTATGGATGCCATTGATAGCTCTAATCTTCCACCAAATCTGCAAGTTGTTCTTTGGATTTTGATTTGTAACTTTGATGCCTAGAGAAGCTCCAAAGTAATTCCATATCTGTACTGCCAACTGTCCCTGTATAAAAAAATGCTCCAACGTTTCACAGTTAGGGTTAGTGCAACATTTACACGTAGGTAGTAATTGACTAACATGTTGTTTTTTAAATTTACAGAGTATATCATCAAAAGGAAGCTTCCTTCTTAACATCCTCCATGAGAGAAAGGATATTTTGAAAGGAATCTTCTTATGCCAAACCTGATTGATGAAATTCATTACAGGGAACTTAGCTCTTATTATCTGCCAAGCACTATGATTATCGAAATTACCATCCATGGAAGAATTCCAAAttgtatagtcttgtttatcaggATTTCCCACAGAGATATTAAGAATTCTTCTGACAATGTTATCAGGTAGCAAAGTACCAAGTTTCCTCTCGTTCCAAGTATTTCCTTCTAGGAAATTCTTCACATTGATCTTTTTGGATTTAGGAGCATTGGGCCCCATTGAAGAGCTAAAGCTCCATTTCCCATCCAGTTATCCCACCAAAAATTGCATTCTCCATTGTTGATTTTCCAGACAATGTTGTCTTCTACCTGAAGTTTGATGTTCATCATTTTTCTCCAACTATGGGACTGTCCATATGTTCTTTTCCTAGCCACTGGATGTATATTAGAACAGTACTTAAAATACAAGAATTTAGCCCATGTGGATTGATTGGTTCTGAAATTCCACCATCTTTTGGTGGCAAAGGTGTCGCTGATCTCTTGTAATCTTTTAATCCCAATGCCACCTTCCTCTTTGGTTTTGCACAGATTCTCCCAAGACCTCCAATGGTGTTTGTTTTTTTTTCAGAAGTTGAACCCCAGAAAAATCTTTGTAGATGTTTTTCAATAAGCTTGAAAGTTGCTTTTGGAGGGTCCATAGTAGCAAGAGTGTATACTGGAATAGCTTACAACACATGTTTAATAAGAGTTAGTTTCCCTCCATAGGAGagtaattttccatgccaaccaCTTAACCTATTAACAATCTTTGTTACAAGACCATCAAAATATTCAATCTTCCTACAACCAATATAAATAGGACAGCCTAAGTAGTTAAAAGGAAATTGCTTTTCCAGAAATCCAGTAGCCTGTCTCATTCTATTGATCCTGTAGTTGGCCGTTTTGGGAGCTATGACAAAAAAGCTCTTGTCCCCATTAACTTTTAGGCCAGAGCTCTTCTCATATCTCTGAATCACTTTTATGACAGCTTTAATGGATCTAGTTTTTCCTCCACAGAAGATAACTATATCATCTGCATAGGCAAGATGATTGATTTGCGATGCCTTCTTGTTCATAGAGAATGGAGTGAATCTGCTATTGTTGTAGAGATTATTGAGTTGTCTTGTCAACACTTCTGCAGCTAGGACTCATATTAAAGACAGCATTTTTAACCTCGCTTTCAGAAAGAATGGCTGTCAGCATATTATTTTCAGCTTGTGATACTATACCAGGAATGCAATCCAGAAGATCCATGTTGGCCTTGTTCTGTTGCAGGTTGAATAATTTTCCAAAGTGCCTAATTGCTGCCCTTGAAATTTTCTCATCACATTGAATCCACCTGCCTTTGTTGTTCTTTATTCTATGCAATTTCATTCGGTTGCTTCTATCTCTTATAAGGCTGTGAAAATACCTGGAGTTACTATCTCCTTGCTCAAACCAATCAACCTGAGCCTTTTGTTTCAAAATTGATTCGTGAATAGTCATTCATCTTAAATACTCAGCCTGGCCTTTGTTAAGATCCGTTCTAGTAGCTTCAGTGTTATCCTGGATATCTCTTTCTTCTACAATCTGAATTCTATTTTCCCATTCTTCAACATTTTGTGAGCATCCCCTATAGTTATTCTAGACCAGTCACTATGCTTTTTACTCAGAATTTTCAGTTTCTGTTGTAATCTCCACATTGGGTTACCAATGATATTGATATTCCGAGTTTGCTTGACCAACTCCATGAAATCCTTCTGCTCAGTCCATAAGTTTAGAAACATGAAGTAGCTAACAGAGGAAAATTGGTTAGAATGACATTTAAAAAGAAGAGGTCTGTGATCCGAACCTGTTCTCACAAATGCCTTACATAGATACTGTTGAATTTTTGAACCCACTGGTTGTTTATCATGATTCTATCCAACCTTTTTCAAATCCTTTTTCTTGGCTCTCTATTATTGCACCAGGTGAGTTTTGGCCCCACGAACCGCGCATCAGCCATCCCACAATTATCCATACAGCTAATAAAGTTAAAACTCTTAGAAGCTCTATGCAGCTTACCACCCAATTTCTCATCGGGATCCACTATAACATTGAAGTCTCCTCCAATGCACCAAGGATATGTAATATTCTGATTGATATCCTCAAGGCTCTCCCAGAGATCTTTCCTTTCAGCTTTAGAACATTTAGCATAAACACTGGACATATAGTACTTTTCATTGCTAGCAGCATCATTGAATCTAATAGTAATTTGTTGTTCATCGTTAGCTATAACAGTAGCCAAATAATGGACAGTCCAAAAACACCAAATTTTACCATTATCGTTAGAAACACAATGTTGAAAGCCAAGAAATCTCTTATAACCTTCAATTTTGTCTTTACTAACCATAGGTTCCATAATAGCAACAAACTGACTATTATTCATTTTGACCAGATTTCTCAATCTGTGAATCGTTTTTCTCTTTTTTGATCTAACCCCCCTAATGTTCCATATAATAGCACTAATCATAGAAATATTAGAGGGTAGGTTTATTTTGaacttctttccttttttttttggatctttTCTTGCTTTTGCCCTTTCCTATCTTTATAGGTGAGACTCCAGCTTGTTCAAATCCTGCAACAGTGTTATCAATATGCTCCTGAAATGTTCTGGTAATTCTTGTTCAAAATGTCTTGGTGAGTTCACATCACCAAGTTTATCTTCTGTTTCTTCTCCCCTGTCTTTATTAACACTGCTAGTGTTGTTGATATCATCTCCATTCCCGGTATTTAAATCAACAAATAGCTGAATGCCCTGCTGATTCCTGATGTAAGTGTCAACACTAGAGGTTATGAAGCCAACTTCTTCCAACCCCCGTGAACTACTATCCTGCTTTTCCTCTTCTTGAGAATCAGCGACATATTCTTCAGTTGCACTGTTATTTTGATCAGTACCATCTTCCTTGTCGGTTTCATTAGAATCCTTACCATCTTATTCATTGTTAGTATTACCAACTTGTTGACTGTTCTCATTCTCTTCTGTCGCTTTATTAATTTTTGGGTGCTGTTGTTTGTCCTCAACGCTGGCAGTGATCTTCATATTTTCAGATGTATAATGTTTCCCTTCAGTAACGATTTCTTTCTTGTCTTCCCCATCTCCAACTGATATGTTATTGATTTTTTTACGAGCAGCACTGACCTTAATCTTGGTTCTCTTTTTTGGAggcttttttttcttcttcctcttgaTCCTATCCAGCTTTTCTTTCAACACAGACCCAGTCTTGGCCTCAGTATAATTCTTTTGCTCGTTGGCCTCTATAATAGAATGGTCCATTCTTGTGCCAATGGTTTCTTGTGGCTTATCTAGCC carries:
- the LOC132637168 gene encoding uncharacterized protein LOC132637168: MNKKASQINHLAYADDIVIFCGGKTRSIKAVIKVIQRYEKSSGLKVNGDKSFFVIAPKTANYRINRMRQATGFLEKQFPFNYLGCPIYIGCRKIEYFDGLVTKIVNRLSVYTLATMDPPKATFKLIEKHLQRFFWGSTSEKKTNTIGGLGRICAKPKRKVALGLKDYKRSATPLPPKDGGISEPINPHGLNSCILSTVLIYIQWLGKEHMDSPIVGEK